One region of Camelina sativa cultivar DH55 chromosome 6, Cs, whole genome shotgun sequence genomic DNA includes:
- the LOC104790210 gene encoding protein NIM1-INTERACTING 2-like: MMKDERRREEEEEDNGKSEVVRTVTEEEVDEFFKILRRVHVAARTAAKVNGGDDYDDERGLLPSKKRKRSQSSNGVRDGINRVGSLGLDLDLNCKPEPDGVTLPCSPSTLRPIIKF; the protein is encoded by the coding sequence ATGATGAAAGATGAACGGaggcgagaagaagaagaagaagataacggCAAATCTGAAGTCGTACGGACGGTGACGGAGGAAGAGGTTGATGAGTTTTTCAAGATATTACGGAGAGTACACGTGGCGGCACGAACGGCTGCGAAAGTTAACGGCggtgatgattatgatgatgagcGAGGGTTACTACCGTCTAAGAAGAGGAAACGGAGTCAGAGTAGTAACGGCGTTCGTGATGGGATCAATCGGGTCGGGTCACTGGGTTTGGATTTGGATCTGAACTGTAAACCGGAACCAGACGGCGTTACTTTGCCTTGTAGTCCTTCTACTTTACGTCCAATAATTAAATTCTAA
- the LOC104790211 gene encoding ethylene-responsive transcription factor ERF119-like yields the protein MAERKKRSSVQTNKPYKKPMKKKSLQLNHLPGLSEDLKTMRKIRFVVNDPYATDYSSSEEDERAQRRKRYVCEIDLPFAQAAATQAESQSSFCQESTNNNNGVTRTKTKTSACSKKVLSSKPTSVSKPVGVRQRKWGKWAAEIRHPITKTRTWLGTYETLEQAASAYAAKKLEFDALAAATSAASSNNVSENALSDSNMSGSLISATGSNVEAVSSNNLDKKLLDSTIDPEAGESKKASFGFDFADLQIPEMGCFIDESLIPNACELDFLLTEENNQLLDDYCGIDDLDIIGLECDGPSELPDYDFSDVEIDLGLIGNTIDKFVFVDHIATTTTTPLNIACP from the coding sequence ATGGCTGAACGAAAGAAACGGTCTTCTGTTCAAACCAATAAACCCTACAAAAAACccatgaagaagaagtcttTGCAGCTAAATCACCTCCCTGGTTTATCTGAAGATTTGAAGACTATGAGAAAAATCCGTTTCGTTGTGAACGATCCTTACGCTACTGACTACTCATCAAGCGAAGAAGACGAAAGAGCTCAGAGAAGGAAACGTTACGTCTGTGAGATTGACCTTCCTTTCGCTCAAGCCGCTGCTACTCAAGCTGAATCTCAAAGCTCGTTTTGTCAGGAGagtactaataataataatggtgtaaccagaaccaaaaccaaaacctcagCTTGTAGCAAAAAGGTTTTAAGCAGCAAACCCACTAGTGTCTCGAAGCCTGTTGGTGTTAGGCAGAGGAAATGGGGTAAATGGGCTGCTGAGATTAGACATCCAATCACCAAAACAAGAACTTGGTTGGGTACTTACGAGACGCTTGAACAAGCAGCCAGTGCTTATGCTGCTAAGAAGCTAGAGTTTGATGCTTTGGCTGCAGCCACTTCTGCTGCTTCCTCTAATAATGTGTCTGAGAATGCTCTGTCGGATTCGAATATGTCTGGTTCTCTGATCTCAGCCACAGGGTCTAATGTTGAAGCTGTGTCAAGCAATAATCTTGACAAGAAGCTACTTGATTCGACCATTGATCCAGAAGCTGGTGAATCGAAGAAAGcgagttttggttttgatttcgCGGATCTGCAGATTCCTGAAATGGGTTGCTTCATTGATGAGTCATTGATCCCTAATGCGTGTGAGCTTGATTTTCTCTTGACAGAAGAGAACAACCAACTGTTAGATGATTACTGCGGGATAGATGATCTGGACATCATTGGTCTTGAGTGTGATGGTCCAAGCGAGCTTCCAGACTATGATTTCTCAGACGTGGAGATCGATCTTGGTCTTATAGGAAACACCATTGACAAGTTTGTCTTCGTTGATCACATTGCAACAACTACTACCACCCCTCTTAATATCGCGTGCCCATAA
- the LOC104793889 gene encoding ethylene-responsive transcription factor ERF119-like: MQFCVKSLXDYSSSEEDERAQRRKRYVCEIDLPFAQAAATQAESQSSFCQESTNNNNGVTRTKTKTSACSKKVLSSKPTSVSKPVGVRQRKWGKWAAEIRHPITKTRTWLGTYETLEQAASAYAAKKLEFDALAAATSAASSNNVSENALSDSNMSGSLISATGSNVEAVSSNNLDKKLLDSTIDPEAGESKKASFGFDFADLQIPEMGCFIDESLIPNACELDFLLTEENNQLLDDYCGIDDLDIIGLECDGPSELPDYDFSDVEIDLGLIGNTIDKFVFVDHIATTTTTPLNIACP, from the exons ATgcagttttgt GTGAAAAGCCTTTTNGACTACTCATCAAGCGAAGAAGACGAAAGAGCTCAGAGAAGGAAACGTTACGTCTGTGAGATTGACCTTCCTTTCGCTCAAGCCGCTGCTACTCAAGCTGAATCTCAAAGCTCGTTTTGTCAGGAGagtactaataataataatggtgtaaccagaaccaaaaccaaaacctcagCTTGTAGCAAAAAGGTTTTAAGCAGCAAACCCACTAGTGTCTCGAAGCCTGTTGGTGTTAGGCAGAGGAAATGGGGTAAATGGGCTGCTGAGATTAGACATCCAATCACCAAAACAAGAACTTGGTTGGGTACTTACGAGACGCTTGAACAAGCAGCCAGTGCTTATGCTGCTAAGAAGCTAGAGTTTGATGCTTTGGCTGCAGCCACTTCTGCTGCTTCCTCTAATAATGTGTCTGAGAATGCTCTGTCGGATTCGAATATGTCTGGTTCTCTGATCTCAGCCACAGGGTCTAATGTTGAAGCTGTGTCAAGCAATAATCTTGACAAGAAGCTACTTGATTCGACCATTGATCCAGAAGCTGGTGAATCGAAGAAAGcgagttttggttttgatttcgCGGATCTGCAGATTCCTGAAATGGGTTGCTTCATTGATGAGTCATTGATCCCTAATGCGTGTGAGCTTGATTTTCTCTTGACAGAAGAGAACAACCAACTGTTAGATGATTACTGCGGGATAGATGATCTGGACATCATTGGTCTTGAGTGTGATGGTCCAAGCGAGCTTCCAGACTATGATTTCTCAGACGTGGAGATCGATCTTGGTCTTATAGGAAACACCATTGACAAGTTTGTCTTCGTTGATCACATTGCAACAACTACTACCACCCCTCTTAATATCGCGTGCCCATAA